A single genomic interval of Labrus mixtus chromosome 6, fLabMix1.1, whole genome shotgun sequence harbors:
- the rgs17 gene encoding regulator of G-protein signaling 17, which yields MPRSVSGVEMRKRQAAHIEAPPQAPGQPRPNTCCLCWCGCCKCLWNEDRLERSERQTCTKMDSIEATEEQYPSLEEVLSWARSFEMMLRSLEGREVFQEFLRSEYSEDNLLFWLACEELKKETNPTVVEEKSRIIYEDYVSILSPKEVSLDSRVREGINLTLAEPSNLMYEEAQFQIYTLMHRDSFPRFLNSTVYRDLLANRRRACLDT from the exons ATG CCCCGCAGTGTGAGTGGAGTGGAGATGAGAAAAAGGCAGGCGGCACACATCGAGGCCCCTCCCCAGGCCCCTGGACAGCCCCGACCCAACACCTGCTGCCTCTGCTGGTGCGGCTGCTGCAAGTGTCTCTG GAATGAAGACAGACTTGAGAGGAGTGAGCGACAGACCTGCACCAAGATGGATAGTATTGAAGCAACAGAAGAACA ATACCCAAGTCTCGAGGAGGTGCTGTCGTGGGCACGGAGCTTTGAGATGATGCTGCGCTCGTTGGAGGGCCGGGAGGTCTTCCAGGAGTTCCTGCGCTCGGAGTACAGCGAGGACAACCTGCTTTTCTGGTTGGCCTGTGAAGAGCTGAAAAAGGAGACAAATCCCACCGTGGTGGAGGAGAAGTCGAGGATCATATATGAAGACTACGTGTCCATATTATCACCCAAAGAG GTGAGTCTCGATTCACGGGTCAGAGAAGGAATAAACCTGACTCTGGCAGAGCCCAGCAACCTGATGTACGAGGAGGCCCAGTTCCAGATCTACACCCTGATGCACCGCGACTCCTTCCCCCGTTTCCTCAACTCCACCGTTTACAGAGACCTCCTGGCCAACAGGAGGCGCGCCTGCCTCGACACCTAG